A stretch of Phragmites australis chromosome 12, lpPhrAust1.1, whole genome shotgun sequence DNA encodes these proteins:
- the LOC133886854 gene encoding auxin transporter-like protein 3, with protein sequence MASEKVETIVAGNYMEMEREGGDADADAGAGAGTASSRGKALSRLFWHGGSVYDAWFSCASNQVAQVLLTLPYSFSQLGMVSGVLFQLLYGLLGSWTAYLISVLYVEYRTRKEREKVDFRNHVIQWFEVLDGLLGKHWRNISLFFNCTFLLFGSVIQLIACASNIYYINDKHDKRTWTYIFGACCATTVFIPSFHNYRIWSFLGLLMTTFTAWYLTIAAITHGQVEGVTHSGPSKMVLYFTGATNILYTFGGHAVTVEIMHAMWKPQKFKLIYLAATLYVLTLTLPSASAVYWAFGDMLLDHSNAFSLLPRSAFRDAAVILMLIHQFITFGFACTPLYFVWEKLIGVHETKSVALRAAARLPIVVPIWFLAIVFPFFGPINSTVGSLLVSFTVYIIPALAHMATFAPAASRENAVERPPRGFGGWPGMYAVNCFVVAWVLVVGFGFGGWASTVNFVRQVNTFGLFTKCYQCPPKH encoded by the exons atggcgTCGGAGAAGGTGGAGACGATCGTGGCCGGGAACTAcatggagatggagagggaaggcggcgacgccgacgccgacgccggcgccggcgccggcaccgCGTCGTCTAGGGGCAAGGCCCTGTCAAGGCTCTTCTGGCACGGCGGCTCCGTCTACGACGCCTGGTTCAGCTGCGCCTCCAACCAG GTAGCGCAGGTGCTGCTGACGCTGCCCTACTCCTTCTCACAGCTGGGGATGGTGTCCGGGGTGCTGTTCCAACTCTTGTACGGCCTGTTGGGGAGCTGGACAGCGTACCTCATCAGCGTCCTCTACGTCGAGTACCGCACCAGGAAGGAGCGCGAGAAGGTCGACTTCAGGAACCATGTCATCCAG TGGTTTGAAGTTCTTGATGGCCTACTGGGGAAGCACTGGAGGAACATCAGCCTTTTCTTCAACTGCActttcctcctcttcggctccGTCATCCAGCTCATCGCATGTGCAAG TAACATCTACTACATCAACGACAAGCACGACAAGCGGACGTGGACGTACATCTTCGGCGCCTGCTGCGCCACCACGGTGTTCATCCCCTCCTTCCACAACTACCGGATCTGGTCCTTCCTCGGCCTCCTCATGACCACCTTCACCGCATGGTATCTCACCATCGCCGCCATCACTCACGGCCAG GTGGAGGGAGTGACTCACTCGGGGCCAAGCAAGATGGTGCTCTACTTCACTGGGGCCACCAACATCCTCTACACCTTTGGAGGCCATGCTGTCACAGT GGAGATCATGCACGCGATGTGGAAGCCGCAGAAGTTCAAGCTCATCTACCTGGCGGCGACGCTGTACGTGCTGACGCTGACGCTGCCGTCGGCCTCCGCCGTGTACTGGGCCTTCGGTGACATGCTCCTCGACCACTCCAacgccttctccctcctcccgcGCTCCGCCTTCCGCGACGCCGCCGTCATCCTCATGCTCATCCACCAGTTCATCACCTTCGGGTTCGCGTGCACCCCGCTCTACTTCGTGTGGGAGAAGCTCATCGGCGTGCACGAGACCAAGAGCGTCGCCCTCCGCGCCGCGGCGCGGCTCCCCATCGTGGTGCCCATCTGGTTCCTCGCCATCGTCTTCCCCTTCTTCGGCCCCATCAACTCCACCGTGGGGTCCCTGCTGGTCAGCTTCACCGTCTACATCATCCCGGCGCTCGCGCACATGGCCACCTTCGCACCCGCGGCGTCCCGGGAGAACGCGGTGgagcggccgccgcgcgggttCGGCGGGTGGCCGGGCATGTACGCCGTGAACTGCTTCGTGGTGGCGTGGGTGCTCGTCGTCGGCTTCGGGTTCGGCGGCTGGGCCAGCACCGTCAACTTCGTCCGGCAGGTCAACACCTTCGGGCTCTTCACCAAGTGCTACCAGTGCCCACCCAAGCATTGA